One genomic region from Methanonatronarchaeum thermophilum encodes:
- a CDS encoding glutamate synthase-related protein produces MMSSLKRNDVLGTINRGNPCESGLCTLCRADCKGKCEVWMSSLKGRKMLYPRDFGDITAGSRNLSPQGVGYHSLRVKGYAYGSEGRPEGISDSADDCLYTNVDVETEFGSEIKTKCKVPLMTGALGSTAIAAKYWRSLAIGAAVNGFPIVIGENVVGVDQDAELENGKVVDAPELDRRIETYYEFADDEYGGLFIQLNVEDMRNGVAEYIAEKHGNDVIIEVKWGQGAKSIGGEIQVDSLDYAKFLRNRGYVVDPDPNVEANEESFKQGGIDGFARHSRLGATDAPSFEELKEQFMDRIDYLRSLGFKRLSLKTGAYGMRDLAASIKLASEAELDLLTIDGAGGGTGMSPWNMMEHWGVPSLVLHNKAHEYAKILDDQDLFVPDLSFAGGFAREDHLFKALALGSPYVKLVCMGRALMIPSFLGSNIEGVLRPERKEELNGNWDSLPKTVKDVGETPESMFAGWYDVVNHVGEDRMDELPYGAVALWNLVDKLKGGLQQLMAGSRNFSLDSVSRDDLMAANRETEKAVGIKYMGEADDEKAKEILIG; encoded by the coding sequence ATGATGTCTAGTTTGAAAAGAAATGATGTGTTAGGAACGATTAATAGAGGTAATCCGTGTGAATCAGGTCTCTGCACCCTTTGCAGGGCTGATTGTAAAGGTAAGTGCGAGGTATGGATGTCGTCTTTAAAAGGCCGTAAGATGCTGTATCCAAGAGATTTTGGAGACATTACTGCTGGGTCTCGTAATCTAAGTCCTCAGGGAGTTGGATACCATTCGCTGCGTGTTAAAGGATATGCTTATGGTTCTGAGGGACGGCCTGAAGGAATTTCTGATAGCGCTGATGACTGTCTTTATACGAACGTTGATGTTGAAACCGAGTTTGGTAGTGAGATTAAGACAAAGTGTAAGGTTCCTTTAATGACCGGTGCGTTAGGCTCTACTGCTATCGCTGCTAAGTATTGGAGGTCGCTTGCGATTGGAGCTGCTGTTAATGGTTTTCCGATCGTTATCGGGGAGAATGTTGTTGGTGTTGACCAGGATGCTGAGTTGGAGAACGGTAAGGTTGTAGATGCTCCCGAGCTTGACAGGCGTATTGAGACGTATTATGAGTTTGCTGACGATGAATATGGTGGTTTGTTTATACAGCTCAATGTAGAGGATATGCGTAACGGGGTTGCTGAGTATATCGCTGAAAAACATGGTAATGATGTGATTATCGAGGTAAAGTGGGGTCAGGGAGCTAAGAGCATTGGTGGTGAGATACAGGTTGATAGTTTGGACTATGCTAAATTCCTGCGTAACAGGGGTTATGTTGTCGATCCAGACCCCAATGTGGAAGCTAATGAAGAGAGCTTTAAGCAGGGTGGTATAGATGGTTTCGCTCGACATAGCCGTCTTGGAGCTACCGATGCACCTAGTTTCGAAGAATTGAAGGAACAGTTCATGGATAGAATCGATTATTTAAGAAGTCTTGGGTTCAAGAGGCTTTCTTTAAAGACTGGTGCTTATGGAATGCGTGACCTTGCTGCTTCTATCAAACTGGCTTCTGAAGCTGAATTGGATCTATTGACGATCGATGGTGCTGGAGGGGGTACTGGAATGAGTCCTTGGAACATGATGGAGCATTGGGGTGTTCCTTCCTTGGTGTTGCATAACAAGGCTCATGAGTATGCTAAGATTCTTGATGACCAGGATCTGTTCGTTCCAGACCTCAGTTTTGCTGGTGGTTTTGCAAGAGAAGACCATCTGTTCAAGGCTTTAGCTCTTGGCTCGCCATATGTAAAACTTGTATGTATGGGTAGGGCTTTGATGATTCCAAGTTTCTTAGGCTCTAACATCGAGGGTGTTTTAAGGCCGGAGCGTAAGGAAGAGTTGAATGGTAATTGGGATAGTCTACCGAAGACTGTGAAAGATGTTGGTGAAACACCTGAAAGTATGTTTGCTGGTTGGTACGACGTTGTTAACCATGTTGGTGAGGATAGGATGGATGAACTGCCGTACGGTGCAGTAGCGCTGTGGAACTTGGTTGATAAGTTGAAAGGTGGTTTACAGCAGTTGATGGCTGGCTCCAGAAACTTCAGTTTGGACAGTGTTTCTAGAGATGATTTGATGGCTGCTAACAGGGAGACAGAGAAAGCGGTTGGAATCAAGTATATGGGTGAAGCCGATGATGAGAAAGCTAAAGAGATTTTGATTGGTTGA
- the mtxX gene encoding methanogenesis marker protein Mmp4/MtxX — protein sequence MAMRLSDLYSLVEQGSVKVAVGAGCEREDYTSKVVESARELSGLVDVVVVGSEGWGSVDVDFVESDCPEECLVGLLRDGEVDAVVRGTLGAEKTLGSVKKMFGFESLYRVAVLETLHPLDKVFLLAPVGIDEGETVGEKVKFGLYATQLMDRLGMSGGVAVLSGGRFEDYGRSERVDFTLNQAEKVTERLEREGVDVENHQILIEDAIKTADMIIPPDGINGNLVFRTLTFLGDGKAVGAPIMNLDKTYIDTSRASENYEDAIVLAAALAMSD from the coding sequence ATGGCTATGAGGTTAAGTGATTTATATAGTTTAGTTGAGCAGGGTAGTGTTAAGGTGGCTGTTGGAGCAGGTTGTGAGAGAGAGGACTATACTAGTAAGGTTGTTGAGTCGGCTAGAGAGTTATCTGGTTTGGTTGATGTGGTTGTTGTTGGGTCTGAAGGCTGGGGTTCTGTTGATGTTGATTTTGTTGAATCGGATTGTCCTGAGGAATGTTTGGTTGGTTTGTTGAGGGATGGTGAGGTTGATGCTGTTGTTAGGGGTACTTTGGGTGCTGAGAAAACACTTGGTTCTGTTAAAAAGATGTTTGGTTTTGAGTCTTTGTATAGGGTTGCGGTTCTTGAGACCCTTCATCCATTGGATAAGGTTTTTTTACTTGCTCCTGTTGGTATCGATGAAGGTGAAACTGTTGGTGAGAAGGTTAAGTTTGGTTTGTATGCAACTCAATTGATGGATAGGCTTGGTATGTCTGGTGGTGTGGCAGTTTTGTCTGGGGGTCGTTTTGAAGACTATGGTAGGAGTGAGCGGGTTGATTTTACTTTAAATCAAGCAGAAAAAGTTACTGAGAGGTTGGAGCGTGAAGGGGTTGATGTTGAAAACCACCAAATATTGATTGAGGATGCGATAAAGACGGCAGATATGATAATCCCGCCAGATGGTATTAATGGAAACCTTGTTTTCAGGACATTGACTTTTTTGGGTGATGGAAAGGCTGTTGGCGCTCCAATAATGAATTTAGATAAAACATATATCGATACTTCAAGGGCCAGTGAGAATTATGAAGACGCTATAGTGTTGGCTGCAGCCCTTGCAATGTCTGATTAA
- a CDS encoding methanogenesis marker 2 protein: MLKRLASELRNFPGVTRKNPIGPLVEKFADHPENVIASFGEDAAVIEVGDEGLVFAADGIWDKLMRADPFWAGYCSVLVNTHDIAAMGGTPLAMVSICSTSNEGICNRLVEGINTGMDKLNVPMVGGHTNPDCEYNAIDVAIMGTIDLDHVIYSTTANPGDDIVVGIDLEGRVHPSFQYNYDTTTMKDKEILLKQLGSMEKLAQQNLVTAGKDISNPGMVGTAGMMIETCNQGAEIDINSIPKPKNIDMIDWIKMYPGMGFVVTTPPEKTEKAIEVFEKSNLTSKKIGKVRDHRKLIIKDRDKKETIFNFEKDKITGISCRKPKKQHR, translated from the coding sequence ATGCTAAAAAGACTTGCATCGGAGCTTAGAAATTTTCCAGGGGTCACTCGTAAAAACCCTATAGGCCCGTTGGTTGAGAAGTTCGCAGACCATCCTGAAAACGTTATAGCTTCATTTGGAGAGGATGCTGCAGTTATAGAAGTAGGAGATGAGGGATTGGTTTTCGCAGCAGATGGAATCTGGGACAAACTAATGAGAGCAGATCCATTTTGGGCAGGATATTGCTCAGTACTTGTCAACACACACGACATAGCTGCAATGGGTGGAACCCCACTGGCAATGGTAAGCATCTGCAGTACATCAAACGAAGGAATCTGCAACAGGCTTGTTGAAGGCATAAACACAGGAATGGATAAACTCAACGTACCAATGGTTGGAGGCCATACAAACCCTGATTGTGAATACAACGCAATCGACGTAGCAATTATGGGTACAATAGACCTAGACCACGTTATATATAGTACAACAGCAAACCCAGGAGACGACATAGTCGTAGGCATCGACCTAGAAGGCCGAGTACACCCATCATTCCAATATAACTACGATACAACAACGATGAAAGACAAAGAGATACTTTTAAAACAACTTGGTTCTATGGAGAAACTGGCTCAACAAAACCTGGTTACAGCCGGTAAAGACATAAGCAATCCAGGAATGGTTGGAACCGCAGGAATGATGATCGAGACATGCAACCAAGGAGCAGAGATCGATATAAACAGCATACCAAAACCCAAAAACATAGACATGATAGACTGGATCAAAATGTATCCAGGAATGGGTTTCGTTGTAACAACACCACCAGAAAAAACAGAAAAAGCAATAGAGGTATTCGAAAAATCAAACCTAACAAGCAAAAAAATAGGCAAAGTACGTGACCACAGAAAACTCATAATCAAAGATAGAGACAAAAAAGAAACCATATTCAACTTCGAAAAAGACAAAATAACCGGAATCTCCTGCAGAAAACCAAAAAAACAACACAGATAA
- a CDS encoding fumarylacetoacetate hydrolase family protein — translation MERICFGGIFISDLGFGFPDHPSKVVCVGLNYVDHARELSMDVPDRPVFFYKPPSSVIGDGERILVPSEVGRVDYEAELAVVVGERCKNVSSGEVGDVIAGFTCLNDVTARDVQENELQWVRSKGFDSFCPIGPCVVDSVPEDASVVCRVNGVVEQESDITNFIFSIEEIIMDLSSVMTLEKGDVISTGTPPGVGRLSDGDVVEVEVDGVGVLENEVSYIE, via the coding sequence TTGGAAAGAATTTGTTTTGGAGGTATTTTTATCAGCGATCTTGGTTTTGGTTTTCCCGATCATCCTTCTAAGGTTGTTTGTGTTGGTTTGAATTATGTTGACCATGCTAGGGAGTTATCTATGGATGTTCCAGATAGGCCTGTGTTTTTTTATAAACCCCCCTCCAGTGTGATTGGTGATGGGGAACGGATTTTGGTTCCTTCTGAGGTTGGTCGTGTTGATTATGAAGCGGAGTTAGCGGTTGTTGTTGGGGAGCGATGTAAAAATGTTTCAAGTGGGGAGGTGGGTGATGTTATAGCTGGTTTCACCTGTTTGAATGACGTTACTGCGAGGGATGTTCAGGAAAATGAGTTACAGTGGGTTAGGTCGAAGGGTTTTGATAGTTTCTGTCCTATAGGTCCGTGTGTTGTTGACAGTGTACCGGAGGACGCTAGTGTTGTATGCAGGGTTAATGGGGTTGTGGAACAGGAGTCGGACATCACCAACTTTATATTTAGTATAGAAGAAATTATCATGGACCTTTCTAGCGTTATGACTTTGGAGAAGGGTGATGTTATATCTACTGGTACTCCACCTGGTGTAGGTCGTTTAAGTGACGGGGATGTTGTTGAGGTTGAAGTAGATGGCGTTGGTGTCCTAGAAAATGAGGTGAGTTATATTGAGTAA
- a CDS encoding stage II sporulation protein M produces MDFEFNIRESVWVFRRYITKIVPFLAFILGLNIVVQLLAVLGFGTAFSYLHFTEGLGTFIDLLVEEEFTLFIETLLAQTGFLALFGLTVVVSIIANIAGYSLIMGGFVELVKETFVSDKVNVSVGLKGAVTYFKRLFLLHIFGLALIFVGLLLPFVFGQISLVLGILVGLFVLLAFLVGFIVFFLFSPEAIVVDDVGVFGGLKRSAQFVRYNLLEVIGFIVLFVAVMIVIGILSQLFTFLFRIPIESFVSIFMLLVVLPMFLILKIRLYTAYKGFDKVEQFNAEYWPWIKNGFLKSWSTFVGFTKNQIGLFGVSIAIFMIGVFGGWYLGGLIPFGLPEMEIPQQVDLGLNGAFASLFLYLMFHNWTVAIGIAFSGIVFGLPTIGALLLNGGIVGIVGALIDDLGFFLVGILPHGVVEIPAIAIAAAMGLKIGISFKNYIGNNIEIEELGNQIETMMIALVGLFPLFAVAGIIEAFITPLLMSVFTGIPMF; encoded by the coding sequence GTGGATTTTGAGTTTAATATAAGAGAGAGTGTATGGGTTTTCAGGCGTTATATCACTAAGATTGTTCCTTTCCTAGCGTTCATTTTAGGTCTTAATATAGTTGTACAGCTATTGGCAGTTCTTGGTTTTGGTACAGCATTTTCATATTTACATTTCACTGAAGGGTTAGGTACGTTCATCGATTTATTGGTTGAAGAAGAGTTTACATTGTTTATAGAGACCTTGTTGGCTCAAACAGGTTTTCTAGCTCTGTTTGGACTTACTGTTGTTGTATCAATAATCGCTAATATAGCTGGATATTCCTTGATAATGGGTGGTTTTGTAGAGCTTGTTAAAGAAACGTTTGTAAGTGATAAAGTTAATGTATCCGTTGGTTTGAAAGGCGCGGTAACATACTTCAAAAGATTGTTTTTACTACATATCTTTGGGTTAGCCTTGATTTTCGTAGGCTTGTTGTTGCCTTTTGTTTTTGGTCAAATCAGTCTCGTGTTAGGTATTTTAGTTGGTTTATTTGTCCTACTAGCATTTTTGGTTGGATTTATCGTTTTCTTCCTGTTTTCACCGGAAGCCATAGTTGTAGACGACGTTGGTGTATTTGGTGGTTTAAAGCGGAGCGCACAGTTTGTTAGGTATAATCTGCTTGAAGTTATCGGGTTTATAGTACTGTTTGTAGCGGTAATGATTGTCATAGGTATCTTGAGCCAGTTGTTCACATTCCTGTTCAGAATTCCAATCGAAAGTTTTGTAAGCATATTCATGTTACTCGTTGTTCTACCAATGTTCCTAATACTTAAAATCCGTTTGTACACCGCATACAAGGGTTTTGATAAGGTAGAGCAGTTCAATGCCGAGTACTGGCCTTGGATCAAAAATGGTTTCCTTAAATCATGGTCAACGTTTGTTGGTTTTACAAAAAACCAGATCGGGTTGTTTGGTGTTTCAATAGCTATATTCATGATAGGGGTATTCGGTGGTTGGTACTTAGGTGGATTAATACCGTTCGGACTACCTGAAATGGAGATACCTCAGCAAGTTGATTTAGGATTAAATGGCGCTTTCGCCAGCCTATTCCTATACCTAATGTTCCATAACTGGACAGTAGCCATCGGAATCGCATTCAGTGGAATAGTATTCGGACTACCTACAATCGGAGCGTTATTACTAAACGGCGGCATCGTAGGTATCGTGGGCGCATTAATAGACGACCTCGGTTTCTTCTTAGTCGGAATACTACCTCATGGAGTTGTAGAAATCCCAGCAATAGCCATAGCAGCAGCCATGGGTCTAAAAATAGGTATCAGCTTCAAAAACTATATAGGGAACAACATTGAAATAGAGGAGCTTGGCAACCAGATTGAAACTATGATGATAGCTTTAGTAGGATTGTTCCCACTGTTTGCAGTCGCAGGAATAATCGAGGCCTTCATAACACCATTGTTGATGTCGGTATTCACAGGAATACCAATGTTTTAA